The Desulfosporosinus acidiphilus SJ4 genome has a window encoding:
- a CDS encoding BMP family lipoprotein produces MKKSRFLSTLVVVLTLAVALVGCANTSAPKSTNSASAKKDFKVGLVTDVGGLNDHSFNFLANKGLEKAASDLGITKGVVESKQMTDYETNLTRFAQDKYNLVIAVGFLMQDAVEKVSKEYPNTKFMIIDSEVTDRPNVASAMFKTEQCGYLVGVMAGLMEKTPGIPNALGKNTVGVVGGMKIPPVDDYIAGFIQGAKSVNSDIKVNLNYTNKFDDPALGKQTALSQIANGADIVFPVAGGTGTGVIDAAKQKNVYAIGVDADQNYMAPETVMTSALKGMDTATYDIIKDTMDGKFKSGDVYFDLSNNGVGFATPIKAVPKDVVDKVNDVAQQIKDGKIKVSNKMPAGF; encoded by the coding sequence ATGAAAAAGTCAAGGTTCCTAAGCACTCTGGTTGTCGTACTTACACTGGCTGTTGCTCTTGTCGGATGCGCTAACACATCAGCGCCAAAATCCACGAACTCTGCCTCAGCGAAAAAGGATTTTAAAGTCGGGTTAGTCACAGATGTCGGAGGGCTTAACGACCACAGTTTTAACTTCTTGGCCAACAAAGGGTTAGAGAAAGCAGCATCTGATCTGGGTATTACCAAAGGTGTTGTGGAATCGAAGCAGATGACGGACTATGAGACTAATTTAACGCGCTTTGCTCAGGATAAATACAATTTGGTCATTGCCGTTGGATTCTTAATGCAAGATGCTGTGGAAAAGGTCTCCAAAGAGTACCCTAATACCAAATTTATGATCATTGATTCTGAGGTTACAGATCGCCCCAATGTTGCCTCTGCTATGTTTAAAACAGAACAATGCGGCTATTTGGTAGGGGTCATGGCAGGCTTAATGGAGAAAACACCTGGGATTCCCAATGCCCTTGGCAAAAATACGGTTGGAGTCGTTGGTGGTATGAAAATTCCTCCGGTTGACGATTATATTGCCGGATTCATTCAAGGTGCTAAAAGTGTGAATTCTGATATTAAGGTAAATTTGAACTATACGAACAAGTTTGATGATCCCGCCTTAGGTAAACAAACGGCACTTTCGCAAATTGCCAATGGCGCTGATATTGTTTTCCCGGTCGCTGGCGGAACCGGTACGGGGGTTATTGATGCTGCCAAACAAAAGAATGTTTATGCTATCGGTGTTGATGCCGATCAGAATTACATGGCTCCTGAGACAGTTATGACAAGTGCTCTCAAAGGTATGGATACTGCTACTTACGATATCATTAAGGATACAATGGATGGTAAATTCAAGAGCGGCGATGTGTACTTTGATTTAAGCAATAATGGCGTTGGTTTTGCTACGCCTATTAAAGCTGTGCCTAAAGATGTTGTCGATAAGGTAAACGATGTTGCCCAACAAATCAAAGACGGAAAAATTAAGGTATCTAACAAAATGCCCGCAGGTTTCTAA
- a CDS encoding adenylate cyclase — MALEIERKFLAIQEKLPDLQGGQYIIQGYLSEVPSVRYRILGNSIKITVKEQLSDGTRQEIETVNYSATEEEREALKRISMVPPIEKIRYKILFEGLIWEIDEYQKENRGLITVDVEVPEIGYSLTFPNWVDSKQDITSDSKYFNINLARRPYTTW; from the coding sequence TTGGCTTTGGAAATCGAACGCAAATTTTTAGCAATCCAGGAAAAGTTGCCTGACCTGCAAGGAGGACAGTACATAATTCAAGGGTATTTGTCTGAAGTGCCGTCAGTTCGCTATAGAATCCTCGGTAATTCCATCAAGATAACGGTAAAAGAACAACTAAGTGACGGCACCCGTCAAGAGATTGAAACGGTTAATTATTCGGCAACTGAAGAGGAACGGGAGGCTTTGAAAAGAATATCTATGGTCCCTCCTATTGAAAAAATTAGGTATAAGATTCTCTTCGAAGGTCTCATCTGGGAAATTGATGAATATCAGAAGGAAAATCGGGGCTTAATAACTGTAGATGTTGAAGTACCGGAAATAGGTTATTCCCTAACGTTTCCGAATTGGGTTGACAGCAAGCAAGACATTACCAGCGATTCAAAATACTTTAACATAAACTTAGCTCGCAGACCATATACTACTTGGTAG
- the pheA gene encoding prephenate dehydratase, with translation MTTMGYLGPKGSFSEEAIHLFLADHPEFNLSPPQLIPFPTIPRLLLACDENKIDWAFIPLENSAEGQVGVTMDILGQTEHLYISYEFVQPIDQCLLTHEPMPLEQIQRIYSHEQAIGQCRDFLETHLPQVEQVTCLSTAEAAQRISSIRENWAAIGPRRAADLYNLHILAERIQDVVLQPTRFVLVGHRLAEMSEGNDKTSLLIVANNTPGSLYSILGEFSKRHINLTRIESRPSKRKLGEYVFFIDVDGYVFAPPIQDVLHALRVENISVKLLGSYPKALPDETIF, from the coding sequence ATGACAACGATGGGTTATTTAGGCCCAAAAGGAAGTTTTTCTGAAGAAGCAATCCATCTTTTTCTAGCTGATCATCCCGAGTTTAACCTGTCCCCGCCGCAGTTGATCCCCTTTCCCACCATTCCTCGTCTGCTGCTTGCTTGTGATGAAAACAAGATTGACTGGGCCTTCATTCCTTTAGAAAATTCGGCTGAAGGACAAGTTGGCGTAACCATGGATATACTGGGCCAGACTGAACACCTCTATATCAGCTATGAATTCGTCCAGCCAATTGACCAGTGTTTATTAACTCACGAACCCATGCCACTGGAACAAATCCAACGTATCTATTCTCACGAACAAGCAATTGGGCAATGCCGAGACTTTCTGGAAACACACCTTCCCCAGGTTGAACAAGTGACTTGTTTGAGTACGGCGGAAGCCGCTCAAAGAATATCGTCAATTCGGGAAAATTGGGCGGCTATTGGTCCACGCAGAGCGGCCGACCTTTATAATCTTCACATTCTGGCGGAACGCATTCAGGATGTGGTTCTTCAACCTACCAGATTTGTTCTTGTCGGTCATCGTTTGGCAGAAATGTCCGAAGGAAACGACAAAACCTCTTTACTAATTGTCGCCAATAATACTCCAGGTTCCCTATATTCTATTCTCGGGGAATTTTCCAAACGTCATATCAACCTTACCCGCATTGAATCGCGTCCTTCAAAGCGAAAACTTGGCGAGTATGTTTTCTTTATTGATGTTGACGGTTATGTTTTTGCTCCTCCGATCCAAGATGTTCTCCACGCCCTGAGAGTAGAAAACATTTCCGTTAAGTTGTTGGGTTCATACCCCAAAGCTCTTCCCGACGAAACAATCTTCTAA
- the thrC gene encoding threonine synthase gives MYESTRGNLSGQSASQAIALGMVPKGGLFVPSTFPVLNWQELQGLSYREVAKRVMTAYLPDFAEVTLDKIVNVYADGTFDGQNPAPLVSVGDFGVLELWHGPTSAFKDMALQVLPDLLKISLEQISLEAEVLILVATSGDTGKAALEGFKNRAGMHIAVFYPEGGVSPVQERQMTTTEGSNTHVIAVKGNFDQCQTAVKQMFSSESLKTKLWENKLVFSSANSINWGRLLPQIVYYFWAYLQAVEQDKVALGGVMNVVVPTGNFGNLLAAYYAQRMGLPIAKIICASNKNNVLTNFFAAGEYQSQRDFFQTISPSMDILISSNFERFLYEMSGRKADLIKDWYAPEKRGSFKVDLQTLNNCREVVFAGWASEEETLETIAHSYKAYQYVFDPHTAVGMKVFEDYRTSSQDSTFTVIASTASPFKFAPNVLIALEGINHKQRDEWQALADLSQLTGWKIPEGLKDLDKKKARNVDSFQPESIEEAIRKLFIKENL, from the coding sequence ATGTACGAAAGCACTCGGGGTAATTTATCGGGACAAAGCGCTTCTCAAGCTATTGCATTAGGTATGGTACCTAAAGGGGGACTTTTTGTTCCGTCAACGTTTCCTGTCTTGAATTGGCAAGAACTTCAGGGACTTTCCTATCGTGAAGTGGCCAAGCGTGTCATGACAGCATATTTGCCGGATTTTGCTGAGGTGACTCTCGACAAAATTGTTAATGTATATGCCGATGGAACCTTTGACGGCCAAAATCCAGCCCCGCTCGTTTCAGTGGGTGATTTTGGCGTACTCGAACTTTGGCATGGTCCCACATCAGCTTTTAAGGATATGGCTTTACAAGTATTACCTGACTTACTAAAAATTAGTCTTGAGCAAATTAGCCTTGAGGCAGAAGTATTGATCTTAGTTGCGACCTCAGGAGATACGGGTAAAGCAGCCCTGGAGGGATTTAAAAACCGGGCAGGCATGCACATTGCAGTTTTTTATCCTGAAGGCGGAGTAAGCCCGGTACAAGAGCGTCAGATGACTACCACAGAAGGATCTAATACCCATGTGATTGCCGTTAAAGGTAACTTTGACCAGTGTCAAACAGCGGTTAAACAAATGTTTTCCTCAGAATCCCTAAAAACTAAACTGTGGGAAAATAAGCTGGTTTTCTCTTCAGCTAATTCGATTAACTGGGGACGACTGCTGCCCCAAATCGTCTATTATTTTTGGGCCTATTTGCAGGCGGTTGAACAGGACAAGGTTGCCCTTGGCGGCGTGATGAATGTGGTTGTACCCACAGGGAACTTTGGGAACTTACTAGCGGCGTATTATGCTCAGCGCATGGGTTTGCCAATCGCCAAAATCATTTGTGCTTCAAATAAGAATAATGTATTAACGAATTTTTTTGCTGCCGGTGAATATCAAAGTCAGCGTGATTTTTTTCAAACCATATCTCCTTCCATGGATATTTTGATTTCCAGTAATTTTGAACGTTTCTTATATGAGATGAGTGGACGGAAGGCTGATTTAATTAAAGATTGGTATGCTCCTGAAAAGCGGGGGAGTTTTAAAGTTGATCTTCAAACGCTAAATAATTGCCGGGAAGTTGTGTTCGCGGGTTGGGCCAGTGAAGAGGAGACCTTAGAAACTATTGCTCACAGTTATAAGGCTTATCAGTATGTTTTTGATCCTCACACTGCCGTAGGCATGAAAGTTTTTGAAGATTATCGTACATCAAGTCAAGACTCAACCTTTACCGTGATCGCTTCAACTGCCAGCCCTTTTAAATTTGCCCCTAATGTTTTGATCGCTTTAGAAGGAATTAATCATAAGCAGAGAGATGAGTGGCAGGCTTTAGCGGATCTAAGTCAGTTAACAGGCTGGAAGATTCCTGAAGGATTAAAAGATTTAGATAAGAAGAAGGCCAGAAACGTTGATTCCTTCCAACCTGAGAGCATTGAAGAAGCAATTCGGAAACTGTTTATTAAAGAAAATCTTTAG
- a CDS encoding uridine kinase family protein has translation MSDYTIRRYRQSLILGLIGVAKKLFPDEQLKISHSILDGVYCELEDSLLSSREVIQVEEALRSWVLSDQTISCNPSQDHLYQCRLGDLEIKTLYPPLERTGSLQFFQLIHFPPGFILLFPNANHPETLAPFVPPEKLSSTFSESQRWLENLHLDKVKDVNAIISEHGSNDLICLAEALHEKKISSIADRIYEQRRNVRMILISGPSSSGKTTFAQRLSTQLRVSGLRPVALSLDNYFLSREETPLDENGQYDFESLKALDLPLLAAQINALIRGENVETPIFDFVHGRRSPAGKPMHLSSDEILVIEGIHGLNPSLIPSLDRNQMFKIYVSALFQLNIDNYTRVPTTEVRLIRRIVRDNQFRGINPERTLAQWESVRRGENHNIFPYQEEADVMFNSSLLYELNALRPYAERLLLTVTPDSDYYQTATHLLTLLSFFNSLDVSTIPFISILREFLGGSIYNV, from the coding sequence ATGTCTGATTACACTATTCGCAGATATCGTCAAAGTTTAATTCTCGGCCTCATAGGGGTCGCCAAAAAACTCTTCCCAGATGAGCAGCTCAAAATTTCTCACTCAATACTCGATGGAGTCTATTGTGAGCTCGAAGACTCATTGTTATCCTCCAGGGAAGTCATTCAAGTTGAAGAAGCGTTAAGAAGCTGGGTATTATCAGATCAAACCATCTCTTGTAATCCAAGTCAAGATCATCTATATCAATGTCGCTTAGGTGACCTTGAAATTAAAACACTGTACCCCCCTCTCGAACGCACCGGTTCCTTACAGTTCTTCCAGCTGATTCATTTCCCTCCAGGCTTTATTCTGCTCTTTCCCAATGCTAATCACCCTGAAACACTGGCCCCTTTTGTCCCACCGGAAAAGCTTTCCTCTACCTTCTCTGAGAGCCAGCGTTGGTTGGAAAATTTGCACCTCGATAAAGTAAAGGACGTTAACGCCATTATATCTGAACATGGATCAAACGATCTAATTTGCTTAGCTGAAGCTTTGCACGAAAAGAAAATATCCTCTATTGCCGACCGTATCTATGAACAACGGCGTAATGTCCGCATGATTCTCATATCGGGACCTTCCTCTTCGGGCAAAACCACCTTCGCTCAGCGCTTATCAACTCAACTGAGAGTCAGCGGTCTGCGGCCTGTCGCCCTTTCTCTGGATAACTACTTCCTATCCAGGGAAGAAACTCCTCTCGATGAAAATGGGCAATATGATTTTGAATCTTTGAAAGCTTTAGATTTACCTCTCCTTGCTGCTCAGATAAATGCTCTCATTCGCGGTGAAAATGTAGAAACTCCAATTTTCGATTTTGTCCATGGAAGGCGATCACCGGCAGGTAAACCAATGCACCTTAGCTCAGATGAAATCCTTGTGATCGAGGGAATACACGGCCTTAATCCAAGTTTAATTCCTTCGCTGGATCGAAACCAAATGTTTAAGATCTATGTCAGCGCTTTATTTCAACTTAACATCGATAACTATACCAGAGTACCTACGACTGAAGTCAGACTTATACGACGTATCGTCAGAGATAATCAATTTCGCGGCATTAATCCTGAGCGGACATTAGCTCAATGGGAGAGCGTGCGCCGCGGTGAGAACCACAATATCTTTCCTTATCAAGAAGAAGCCGATGTTATGTTTAACTCCAGCCTTTTATATGAATTGAATGCGCTGCGCCCTTATGCGGAACGACTTCTGCTCACGGTCACCCCAGATTCTGATTACTATCAAACGGCGACTCATCTCTTAACCTTGCTGTCTTTCTTCAACTCCTTAGATGTTTCTACCATCCCCTTCATCTCGATTCTCAGAGAATTTTTAGGCGGGAGTATTTATAACGTTTAA
- a CDS encoding methylglyoxal synthase produces the protein MRIALIAHDEKKAEMIEFAKTHKDLLAQCELTGTGTTGKLIKQHVGLNVQALLSGPIGGDQQIGSLVATQNLDMIIFMRDPLTAQAHEPDIAALLRVCDVHNVPLATNRKSAEILMAYVKLCLEEQNDSSNS, from the coding sequence TTGAGAATTGCCTTAATTGCCCATGATGAAAAAAAAGCAGAAATGATTGAATTTGCTAAAACACACAAAGATCTCTTGGCTCAGTGTGAATTGACCGGGACTGGCACAACCGGTAAATTGATTAAACAACACGTAGGCTTAAATGTACAAGCTCTGTTGTCAGGTCCTATCGGAGGGGATCAACAAATTGGCAGCTTAGTTGCAACGCAAAATTTAGACATGATTATTTTTATGCGGGATCCATTAACTGCTCAAGCCCATGAACCTGATATTGCGGCATTGTTAAGAGTATGTGATGTTCACAATGTTCCTCTGGCGACCAATCGGAAAAGTGCAGAAATATTAATGGCTTATGTGAAACTTTGTTTGGAAGAGCAAAACGATTCTTCCAATAGTTAA
- a CDS encoding GIY-YIG nuclease family protein, producing MGYWVYLARCGDGTIYTGATTDLKRRAQEHNRKSSGGHGAKYTASHLPISLVQAWEVNSWGDALRLEYAIKRCERTEKLRLIQDPWEICRIAERRKLTFCIRAATEEIRHINS from the coding sequence ATGGGGTATTGGGTGTATCTTGCACGTTGTGGGGATGGTACGATTTATACCGGGGCCACTACAGATCTCAAACGGAGAGCGCAAGAACATAATCGAAAAAGTTCCGGAGGGCATGGGGCAAAATATACAGCCTCTCACCTTCCCATATCGCTGGTTCAAGCCTGGGAGGTTAACTCATGGGGGGATGCCCTGCGTTTAGAATATGCTATTAAACGTTGTGAGCGGACCGAAAAGCTGCGTTTAATCCAAGACCCTTGGGAAATTTGTCGTATTGCCGAGAGACGAAAGTTAACCTTCTGTATCAGAGCAGCAACCGAGGAAATCCGTCACATAAACTCATAG
- a CDS encoding menaquinone biosynthetic enzyme MqnA/MqnD family protein — translation MIRIGHNPNTNMLPMFYFLPKEHPLLKSVTAEPTGHNAMLAQGLIDMAPISAFSYGEHWKEYLVLPNLSVSTKGRVGSILLFSKVPLENLNGLTVALTDMSATSVNLTKILLHGFYKVFPNYITTPSNLTDMFAQADAALLIADSAIQAAQEHPDCLIYDLGAEWLKQTGHSMTYSVWAFPKKLLLKQADEIKGVYQLLLEAKSKALNHMEDIVNACQGMLGGTGDFWEDYFTQFHYDLDPMLRSGLQKYLDLCYEQNLLPSRPHIEVWAEG, via the coding sequence ATGATCCGAATTGGACATAACCCGAATACAAACATGTTGCCGATGTTTTATTTTTTGCCTAAAGAACATCCTCTCTTAAAGTCAGTTACGGCAGAACCGACTGGGCATAATGCTATGTTAGCCCAAGGGCTGATCGATATGGCCCCGATTAGTGCATTTTCTTATGGTGAGCATTGGAAAGAGTATCTAGTACTCCCCAATCTCTCTGTTTCTACCAAAGGAAGAGTAGGCTCTATTCTTTTGTTTTCAAAAGTTCCTTTAGAAAATTTAAATGGTTTAACCGTTGCTTTAACAGATATGTCGGCAACCTCTGTTAATCTGACAAAGATATTACTCCATGGATTTTATAAGGTTTTTCCTAACTATATCACGACGCCTTCAAATCTAACGGATATGTTCGCTCAAGCAGATGCGGCGCTCTTGATAGCCGATTCCGCTATTCAAGCGGCCCAAGAACACCCGGATTGTTTAATATACGATTTGGGGGCAGAATGGTTAAAACAAACGGGACATTCTATGACTTATTCTGTATGGGCTTTTCCTAAGAAATTGCTGCTAAAGCAGGCCGATGAAATAAAGGGTGTTTATCAATTGTTGTTGGAGGCAAAATCGAAGGCCTTGAATCATATGGAGGATATCGTCAATGCCTGCCAAGGGATGCTTGGTGGAACAGGTGATTTTTGGGAGGATTATTTTACTCAGTTTCATTATGATTTAGATCCTATGCTAAGGTCAGGACTGCAAAAATATTTAGATTTGTGCTATGAACAGAATTTGCTGCCAAGCCGTCCACATATCGAAGTTTGGGCAGAGGGGTAA
- a CDS encoding fumarylacetoacetate hydrolase family protein has product MKFVRFMDQSNEIKFGVLEDTNIRLFDRTFLDSKRQLTDQVIKLEEVRLLAPVEPSKVICVGLNYSLHIKEMKSSLNLKDTEPSKPDDPIVFLKPQTSVIGPGDKIIYPQISQRVDFEAELAAVIGKTIKGVTEEEASNAILGYTCANDVTARDLQQKDGQWTRGKSFDTFCPLGPWVVTDIDPSDLDIQLFLNGEVKQSSNTKYFITPVPRLISFISQVMTLNPGDVVLTGTPEGVGPMQPGDEVVVKIPAIGELGNTIIAEN; this is encoded by the coding sequence GTGAAATTTGTTCGCTTTATGGATCAAAGCAATGAAATTAAATTTGGTGTCCTAGAGGATACAAACATTCGATTGTTCGACAGAACATTCTTGGATTCCAAGAGACAGCTTACTGATCAAGTAATAAAATTGGAAGAGGTTCGCCTACTGGCCCCTGTTGAACCTAGTAAAGTAATATGTGTAGGATTGAATTATTCTTTGCATATAAAAGAAATGAAAAGTTCTTTAAATTTAAAGGACACGGAACCTTCGAAACCCGATGACCCTATTGTTTTTTTAAAACCACAAACAAGTGTCATAGGACCCGGAGATAAAATTATTTATCCCCAAATCAGTCAGAGAGTGGATTTTGAAGCTGAACTTGCTGCAGTTATTGGAAAGACCATTAAAGGAGTAACAGAGGAGGAAGCCTCTAACGCTATTTTAGGATACACATGTGCCAATGACGTTACGGCAAGGGATTTGCAGCAAAAAGATGGCCAATGGACTCGCGGAAAGTCCTTTGATACGTTTTGTCCGCTTGGACCTTGGGTTGTCACAGATATCGACCCAAGCGATTTGGATATTCAACTTTTTCTGAATGGAGAAGTTAAACAATCCTCGAATACAAAGTATTTTATTACACCCGTGCCAAGGCTAATAAGCTTTATTTCTCAAGTTATGACCTTGAATCCCGGTGATGTCGTTCTAACTGGGACTCCAGAAGGTGTTGGTCCAATGCAGCCCGGGGATGAGGTCGTTGTTAAAATACCTGCGATAGGAGAATTAGGCAATACCATCATTGCAGAGAATTAG
- the nth gene encoding endonuclease III codes for MNRKLDASQLEYIYTALQNKFPDAHCELNFRTPFELLIATILSAQCTDERVNQVTASLFEAANTPEDILALGLSSLEGKIRSLGLFHNKAKSILATSQILVEKYSGIVPESIDLLRKLPGVGRKTANVVVSNAYGIPAIAVDTHVFRVAHRIGLAEGSTAEKVEKELMEQFPREQWSDLHHLLIFLGRRICTARKPNCPACPVASVCKMAKGHEL; via the coding sequence ATGAACAGAAAATTGGACGCTTCCCAACTGGAATATATTTATACGGCTCTGCAAAATAAATTCCCTGATGCCCACTGCGAGCTGAACTTCCGTACTCCTTTTGAACTTCTAATTGCCACGATTTTGTCTGCTCAATGTACTGATGAGAGAGTGAATCAAGTTACAGCATCATTATTCGAGGCAGCTAACACTCCAGAGGATATTCTTGCTTTAGGATTAAGTAGTCTCGAAGGCAAAATTCGTTCTTTAGGCTTGTTTCACAATAAAGCTAAAAGTATTCTTGCAACGTCTCAAATACTCGTCGAAAAATACTCTGGGATTGTACCTGAATCTATCGATTTATTGAGAAAACTGCCGGGAGTAGGACGGAAAACGGCTAATGTGGTTGTCAGCAATGCTTACGGAATTCCCGCTATAGCAGTAGATACTCATGTTTTTCGTGTTGCACATCGGATAGGTCTGGCAGAAGGTTCTACAGCAGAGAAGGTGGAAAAAGAATTGATGGAGCAATTTCCACGCGAACAATGGTCGGATCTTCATCATTTATTAATTTTTTTGGGCAGACGAATATGTACGGCCAGAAAGCCAAATTGTCCGGCATGTCCAGTTGCTTCCGTTTGTAAGATGGCTAAGGGTCACGAACTTTAA
- a CDS encoding TSUP family transporter translates to MWLNLLIVIILGFLAAAVDAIAGGGGLISLPALLLIGVPPQLALGTNKFAASMASLNSSITFARSGKVHFPLVKWQIPFTFIGALLGVWAVLSVSSQFLNKVVLILILIVGIYTILHKNLGMENRFEQLVPSKLRAGCCFALALGFYDGFFGPGTGSFLIFSFIALFGFDFVSASANSKVLNFVSNFASLILFAWNGKILFLYGIPMALAMILGSFLGTKLAIRRGAALVKPIFITMSLLVAFKLIYQYI, encoded by the coding sequence ATGTGGCTTAATCTTCTTATTGTCATCATTTTAGGTTTCTTGGCAGCGGCAGTTGATGCAATTGCAGGAGGCGGCGGACTCATAAGCCTACCGGCTTTATTACTCATTGGTGTACCCCCTCAACTAGCTCTAGGAACGAATAAGTTCGCTGCGTCCATGGCTTCCCTAAACAGTTCCATCACCTTCGCTCGTTCAGGTAAAGTGCATTTTCCATTAGTAAAATGGCAAATCCCCTTTACGTTTATTGGAGCGTTGCTTGGAGTATGGGCAGTCCTCAGCGTCAGTTCTCAATTTCTGAACAAAGTTGTCTTAATCTTAATCCTAATTGTCGGAATTTATACGATACTCCACAAGAACTTAGGTATGGAAAACCGCTTTGAACAATTAGTTCCCTCAAAACTTAGGGCAGGCTGTTGCTTTGCCTTGGCTTTAGGTTTCTACGACGGTTTCTTTGGCCCAGGAACAGGCTCTTTCTTAATTTTCTCCTTTATCGCACTTTTCGGCTTTGATTTCGTTTCAGCATCGGCAAATTCAAAGGTCTTAAATTTCGTCAGTAATTTTGCCTCACTGATACTATTTGCTTGGAACGGTAAAATCCTCTTCTTATACGGGATCCCAATGGCTCTGGCTATGATTTTAGGCTCATTTCTGGGAACAAAACTTGCCATTCGTCGGGGCGCCGCTCTTGTAAAACCTATCTTTATTACAATGTCTCTTTTAGTAGCATTTAAGTTAATTTACCAATATATTTAA
- a CDS encoding VanW family protein, with amino-acid sequence MKKAGFILTALVVQFCVTLSLGSVVAYASTHNRAPSGLIIWGRNFSGLNQAEVASELKAEIPKTVVYQGKIFPLRLERSYIKIDNWLNQVFPPTSGVWYWDVFQSLIHKPVLNPVLELDREDIVSQLKTISTQINEPMLPATISYENHHFIKIAGKKGQTLDIDATWRKIAANHTDKQVEAVVKDVPIQPATDQLNEVGDVLGDYTTYFNPEDISRTKNVRLAANAINNHLIAPGEVFSYNKVVGERTEAAGYLPAYIFVDSKEVKGDGGGVCQDSSTLFQAVRQANLKVEERHVHSLPVSYVSKGQDATVAYGLLDFRFQNNTKGYLLVSALTGENWLRIRLFGVSDANHPVQQPDGYPVRPDVFSDDFK; translated from the coding sequence ATGAAAAAGGCTGGATTCATTCTGACCGCGTTAGTTGTTCAGTTTTGTGTAACTTTAAGTCTGGGGAGCGTAGTAGCTTATGCTAGTACACATAACCGCGCACCATCAGGTTTAATCATTTGGGGTCGGAACTTTTCTGGATTGAATCAAGCTGAGGTAGCTTCTGAATTAAAAGCGGAGATTCCCAAGACTGTAGTTTACCAAGGAAAAATATTTCCCTTAAGATTGGAACGCTCCTACATTAAAATTGACAACTGGCTGAACCAAGTTTTTCCGCCCACATCTGGAGTTTGGTACTGGGATGTCTTTCAAAGTTTAATTCATAAACCGGTTTTGAATCCGGTCTTAGAATTGGACCGGGAAGATATTGTTTCTCAACTGAAGACTATTAGTACCCAGATTAATGAACCGATGCTTCCGGCAACAATTTCTTATGAAAATCATCATTTTATAAAGATAGCAGGTAAAAAAGGACAAACGCTGGACATTGACGCAACATGGCGTAAAATTGCCGCTAACCATACAGACAAACAAGTTGAAGCGGTAGTAAAAGATGTTCCAATTCAACCTGCTACGGATCAACTCAATGAAGTCGGGGATGTCTTAGGAGATTATACTACTTATTTTAATCCCGAAGATATTTCAAGAACCAAAAATGTAAGATTAGCCGCTAATGCCATTAATAATCACTTGATTGCCCCAGGTGAGGTTTTTTCTTACAATAAGGTGGTTGGGGAACGCACTGAGGCGGCTGGGTACCTTCCCGCTTATATTTTCGTAGATAGCAAAGAGGTCAAAGGAGATGGGGGGGGCGTTTGCCAAGACTCCAGCACCTTGTTTCAAGCTGTTCGTCAAGCAAACTTAAAAGTGGAAGAAAGACATGTTCACTCGTTGCCCGTATCTTACGTTTCAAAAGGTCAAGATGCCACTGTTGCTTATGGTCTGCTTGACTTTCGCTTTCAAAATAATACAAAGGGTTATCTTCTTGTCAGTGCTCTAACAGGCGAAAATTGGTTAAGAATTAGACTGTTTGGAGTTTCAGATGCTAATCATCCTGTTCAACAACCGGATGGTTATCCAGTTCGACCCGATGTATTCAGCGATGATTTCAAGTAG